Proteins from a genomic interval of Ptychodera flava strain L36383 chromosome 7, AS_Pfla_20210202, whole genome shotgun sequence:
- the LOC139136675 gene encoding sulfotransferase 1C4-like, whose amino-acid sequence MADFFKLNEEYYRVPGNFTFKDVYLAEFIRKETLERPELFQIKSDDCFVVSYPKSGTTWTLELTQLIMNNGDTTYTESENHFDRMPFIEFKLPKFPKMDGVKAMQIKESPRLLKSHLPIHLFPSQALHMGCKFIFVVRNPKDTVTSYYNFYQAMPSLYGDYKGDFSNYLKLFMNGKVVYGDWFDFTLGWWKYLNGNNALFLKYEDMKKNPRDATVKIAKYLNYDLGDDVIDKITEYCSFAKMKASKFINFEEIKGRPFLRKGATGDWKNYFTVAEDEAFDEVYNERMKDSGLSFDWE is encoded by the exons ATGGCAGACTTTTTCAAGCTGAATGAAGAGTACTACCGGGTACCTGGgaattttactttcaaagatGTGTATCTTGCAGAATTCATCAGAAAGGAGACACTTGAAAGACCAGAGCTCTTCCAAATCAAGTCGGATGATTGTTTTGTGGTGTCATATCCAAAATCTG GCACTACGTGGACATTAGAATTGACACAGCTGATTATGAACAACGGCGACACCACATACACTGAATCTGAGAACCATTTCGACAGGATGCCCTTCATTGAGTTCAAACTTCCGAAATTCCCAAA AATGGACGGAGTTAAAGCGATGCAAATCAAGGAATCTCCACGTCTTCTGAAAAGTCACTTACCTATACATCTTTTCCCGTCTCAGGCTCTTCATATGGGATGCAAG ttcattttTGTTGTCCGGAACCCAAAGGATACTGTAACTTCGTATTACAATTTCTACCAGGCAATGCCTTCTTTGTATGGTGACTACAAGGGAGATTTTTCCAATTATCTGAAATTGTTCATGAACGGTAAAG TTGTCTACGGTGATTGGTTTGACTTTACACTTGGTTGGTGGAAATACTTGAACGGAAATAATGCCCTGTTTTTGAAGTACGAAGATATGAAAAAG AACCCAAGAGATGCAACAGTAAAGATTGCGAAGTACTTAAACTATGACCttggtgatgacgtcatagataaGATAACAGAGTACTGTTCATTTGCTAAAATGAAGGCAAGcaaattcatcaactttgaagAAATTAAAGGAAGACCATTCCTAAGGAAAG GTGCAACAGGCGATTGGAAAAACTATTTTACTGTGGCTGAAGATGAAGCATTTGACGAAGTGTACAACGAAAGAATGAAGGATTCTGGGTTATCATTTGACTGGGAGTAA